In one window of Mauremys reevesii isolate NIE-2019 linkage group 22, ASM1616193v1, whole genome shotgun sequence DNA:
- the LOC120388125 gene encoding DELTA-actitoxin-Aeq1c-like isoform X1, whose translation MSNIEDLIALMDVGRCVGIQITNNTRDVTLEYPRTYCFSGRARTDPVPQIPPGSSGSCLFVKTSYTARGSVGVLSYESDAFTLAIMFSNPFDRILYNTEFAIELFAGRKHFESMENLYHYMYSQGPLYKCESYRKVKLEVLDGQLEVTNEKIQLEMLQRRERTIRRKGRCPKSFLPFSLPMAPRTPAGQGSSIGPGEGS comes from the exons ATGAGCAACATTGAAGATCTGATTGCGCTAATGGATGTAGGCCGGTGTGTGGGCATCCAGATAACCAACAACACCAGAGATGTGACCCTCGAGTACCCCAG GACTTACTGTTTCAGCGGCCGGGCCAGGACAGACCCTGTGCCCCAGATCCCCCCCGGCTCCTCGGGGAGCTGTCTGTTTGTGAAAACAAGCTACACGGCCCGTGGGAGCGTTGGGGTGCTGAGCTACGAGTCCGACGCCTTCACCCTGGCCATCATGTTCTCCAACCCCTTCGACCGCATTCTCTACAACACTGAGTTTGCCATAGAGCTCTTTGCTGGCAGGAAGCACTTTGAAAGCATGGAGAACCTGTACCATTATATGTACAGCCAGGGCCCACTCTATAAGTGCGAGTCCTACAGGAAAGTGAAGCTCGAGGTCCTGGATGGCCAGCTGGAGGTGACCAACGAGAAGATCCAG ctggagatgcttcagagaagagaaaggacaataagaaggaagggCAGATGCCCCAAAtcattcctccctttctctctgcctATGGCACCCAGGACCCCTGCAGGACAAGGGAGCAGCATTGGACCAGGGGAGGGATCTTGA
- the LOC120388125 gene encoding DELTA-actitoxin-Aeq1c-like isoform X2, translating into MSNIEDLIALMDVGRCVGIQITNNTRDVTLEYPRTYCFSGRARTDPVPQIPPGSSGSCLFVKTSYTARGSVGVLSYESDAFTLAIMFSNPFDRILYNTEFAIELFAGRKHFESMENLYHYMYSQGPLYKCESYRKVKLEVLDGQLEVTNEKIQVKATMSNQNKSIIKIQIEQKDPCPPYTASPGKWPNVPDKGAAGGK; encoded by the exons ATGAGCAACATTGAAGATCTGATTGCGCTAATGGATGTAGGCCGGTGTGTGGGCATCCAGATAACCAACAACACCAGAGATGTGACCCTCGAGTACCCCAG GACTTACTGTTTCAGCGGCCGGGCCAGGACAGACCCTGTGCCCCAGATCCCCCCCGGCTCCTCGGGGAGCTGTCTGTTTGTGAAAACAAGCTACACGGCCCGTGGGAGCGTTGGGGTGCTGAGCTACGAGTCCGACGCCTTCACCCTGGCCATCATGTTCTCCAACCCCTTCGACCGCATTCTCTACAACACTGAGTTTGCCATAGAGCTCTTTGCTGGCAGGAAGCACTTTGAAAGCATGGAGAACCTGTACCATTATATGTACAGCCAGGGCCCACTCTATAAGTGCGAGTCCTACAGGAAAGTGAAGCTCGAGGTCCTGGATGGCCAGCTGGAGGTGACCAACGAGAAGATCCAGGTGAAGGCCACTATGTCCAACCAAAATAAATCCATCATTAAAATACAGATTGAGCAAAAAGATCCCTGCCCGCCCTACACTGCCAGCCCAGGGAAATGGCCCAATGTGCCAGAcaagggggctgctggtgggaaaTAG